Proteins found in one Megalobrama amblycephala isolate DHTTF-2021 linkage group LG5, ASM1881202v1, whole genome shotgun sequence genomic segment:
- the LOC125268901 gene encoding solute carrier family 22 member 13 isoform X5 — protein MTGLLIGSLFGGAVSDRYGKKLLLICCSVVHAVATLVVAFLPYVPAYLTARCITGAACCAIHICTYSLGVEWSLPKYRIWPPTLFSFIFSLGMMGLAAVAFLTSGWMQFHLALGIPQILFLPLYFFLPESPRWLLLNKRMETLEGYQNRSPEDKHYLDLLLESVDIKTKKSPSEKTSTKTESNFSNFTSHTILLRLFIMSYIGFASALTYYGICFSVGSFGVNIYLAQFFSGLSEAPSLLLPFLLKRWGRRPFSMGSLFLSGISCMLSLLVSKFCDMPALVMSLALMGKLCMQSTSCVSVLYGIELFPTVIRQKCVGLVSLCYRVACIINAVVTPEGGIPLPAMICYSSGPIIGAALCLLLPETSGIPLPDTVQDCEKQPRLKISCCACWPMKPKQESDASFTKETDMKNQTECSPLSA, from the exons ATGACGGGTTTACTTATCGGATCTTTATTCGGTGGCGCTGTATCTGACAG GTATGGAAAGAAATTACTTCTCAtttgttgctcagtggtccatgCAGTCGCTACACTGGTGGTGGCATTTCTGCCGTATGTGCCCGCGTACCTGACTGCCCGCTGCATCACTGGCGCAGCCTGTTGTGCCATTCACATCTGCACCTACAGTTTAG GGGTTGAATGGAGTCTGCCCAAGTACCGTATCTGGCCACCCACCCTgttttctttcatcttcagtcTGGGAATGATGGGATTGGCGGCCGTAGCTTTCTTGACCAGTGGCTGGATGCAGTTTCATCTGGCACTAGGCATCCCTCAGATCCTCTTTCTACCTCTTTATTT CTTTCTTCCAGAATCTCCTCGATGGCTACTTCTTAATAAGAGGATGGAAACACTAGAGGGCTATCAGAATAGAAGTCCTGAAGACAAGCACTACTTGGATCTT CTTTTGGAGTCTGTGGACATTAAGACGAAGAAGTCACCCTCAGAGAAGACCTCCACTAAAACAGAGTCTAATTTCTCCAACTTTACATCACATACTATACTGCTGCGCCTGTTTATCATGAGTTACATTGG TTTTGCATCTGCTCTCACTTATTATGGGATCTGCTTCAGTGTGGGAAGTTTTGGAGTAAATATCTATCTGGCGCAGTTCTTCTCTGGACTATCAGAGGCTCCCTCTTTGCTGCTTCCATTTCTGTTGAAGCGATGGGGCCGCAGGCCGTTCAGCATGGGTTCGCTGTTCCTTAGTGGCATTTCCTGTATGCTGTCCCTCCTCGTTTCCAAGTTCTGCG ACATGCCTGCCCTTGTTATGAGTCTGGCGCTGATGGGCAAGCTGTGTATGCAGTCTACCTCCTGTGTCTCTGTGCTCTATGGGATTGAGCTGTTCCCAACTGTAATAAG GCAGAAGTGTGTCGGCCTGGTTAGTCTTTGTTACCGAGTGGCCTGTATTATAAATGCAGTGGTTACCCCTGAGGGCGGGATTCCTCTGCCAGCTATGATCTGTTACAGCAGTGGGCCAATCATTGGTGCAGCCCTGTGCCTGCTCCTCCCAGAGACCAGTGGCATCCCTTTACCAGACACAGTACAGGACTGTGAAAAACAGCCCAGACTGAAGATCTCATGCTGCGCATG
- the LOC125268901 gene encoding solute carrier family 22 member 6 isoform X3, with product MKTDGAFRRKNIASKSLNHTVDIIISNITTRTDNHSDLTSQDLTCHEANHFAHGQATYMTGLLIGSLFGGAVSDRYGKKLLLICCSVVHAVATLVVAFLPYVPAYLTARCITGAACCAIHICTYSLGVEWSLPKYRIWPPTLFSFIFSLGMMGLAAVAFLTSGWMQFHLALGIPQILFLPLYFFLPESPRWLLLNKRMETLEGYQNRSPEDKHYLDLLLESVDIKTKKSPSEKTSTKTESNFSNFTSHTILLRLFIMSYIGFASALTYYGICFSVGSFGVNIYLAQFFSGLSEAPSLLLPFLLKRWGRRPFSMGSLFLSGISCMLSLLVSKFCDMPALVMSLALMGKLCMQSTSCVSVLYGIELFPTVIRQKCVGLVSLCYRVACIINAVVTPEGGIPLPAMICYSSGPIIGAALCLLLPETSGIPLPDTVQDCEKQPRLKISCCACWPMKPKQESDASFTKETDMKNQTECSPLSA from the exons ATGAAGACGGACGGCGCTTTTCGTCG TAAGAATATAGCGAGCAAGTCTTTGAACCACACAGTGGACATTATTATTTCCAACATCACAACTCGGACAGACAATCACAGCGACCTTACAAGT CAGGATCTCACGTGTCACGAGGCAAATCATTTTGCACATGGGCAAGCGACATACATGACGGGTTTACTTATCGGATCTTTATTCGGTGGCGCTGTATCTGACAG GTATGGAAAGAAATTACTTCTCAtttgttgctcagtggtccatgCAGTCGCTACACTGGTGGTGGCATTTCTGCCGTATGTGCCCGCGTACCTGACTGCCCGCTGCATCACTGGCGCAGCCTGTTGTGCCATTCACATCTGCACCTACAGTTTAG GGGTTGAATGGAGTCTGCCCAAGTACCGTATCTGGCCACCCACCCTgttttctttcatcttcagtcTGGGAATGATGGGATTGGCGGCCGTAGCTTTCTTGACCAGTGGCTGGATGCAGTTTCATCTGGCACTAGGCATCCCTCAGATCCTCTTTCTACCTCTTTATTT CTTTCTTCCAGAATCTCCTCGATGGCTACTTCTTAATAAGAGGATGGAAACACTAGAGGGCTATCAGAATAGAAGTCCTGAAGACAAGCACTACTTGGATCTT CTTTTGGAGTCTGTGGACATTAAGACGAAGAAGTCACCCTCAGAGAAGACCTCCACTAAAACAGAGTCTAATTTCTCCAACTTTACATCACATACTATACTGCTGCGCCTGTTTATCATGAGTTACATTGG TTTTGCATCTGCTCTCACTTATTATGGGATCTGCTTCAGTGTGGGAAGTTTTGGAGTAAATATCTATCTGGCGCAGTTCTTCTCTGGACTATCAGAGGCTCCCTCTTTGCTGCTTCCATTTCTGTTGAAGCGATGGGGCCGCAGGCCGTTCAGCATGGGTTCGCTGTTCCTTAGTGGCATTTCCTGTATGCTGTCCCTCCTCGTTTCCAAGTTCTGCG ACATGCCTGCCCTTGTTATGAGTCTGGCGCTGATGGGCAAGCTGTGTATGCAGTCTACCTCCTGTGTCTCTGTGCTCTATGGGATTGAGCTGTTCCCAACTGTAATAAG GCAGAAGTGTGTCGGCCTGGTTAGTCTTTGTTACCGAGTGGCCTGTATTATAAATGCAGTGGTTACCCCTGAGGGCGGGATTCCTCTGCCAGCTATGATCTGTTACAGCAGTGGGCCAATCATTGGTGCAGCCCTGTGCCTGCTCCTCCCAGAGACCAGTGGCATCCCTTTACCAGACACAGTACAGGACTGTGAAAAACAGCCCAGACTGAAGATCTCATGCTGCGCATG
- the LOC125268901 gene encoding solute carrier family 22 member 6 isoform X4 encodes MKTDGAFRRKNIASKSLNHTVDIIISNITTRTDNHSDLTSDLTCHEANHFAHGQATYMTGLLIGSLFGGAVSDRYGKKLLLICCSVVHAVATLVVAFLPYVPAYLTARCITGAACCAIHICTYSLGVEWSLPKYRIWPPTLFSFIFSLGMMGLAAVAFLTSGWMQFHLALGIPQILFLPLYFFLPESPRWLLLNKRMETLEGYQNRSPEDKHYLDLLLESVDIKTKKSPSEKTSTKTESNFSNFTSHTILLRLFIMSYIGFASALTYYGICFSVGSFGVNIYLAQFFSGLSEAPSLLLPFLLKRWGRRPFSMGSLFLSGISCMLSLLVSKFCDMPALVMSLALMGKLCMQSTSCVSVLYGIELFPTVIRQKCVGLVSLCYRVACIINAVVTPEGGIPLPAMICYSSGPIIGAALCLLLPETSGIPLPDTVQDCEKQPRLKISCCACWPMKPKQESDASFTKETDMKNQTECSPLSA; translated from the exons ATGAAGACGGACGGCGCTTTTCGTCG TAAGAATATAGCGAGCAAGTCTTTGAACCACACAGTGGACATTATTATTTCCAACATCACAACTCGGACAGACAATCACAGCGACCTTACAAGT GATCTCACGTGTCACGAGGCAAATCATTTTGCACATGGGCAAGCGACATACATGACGGGTTTACTTATCGGATCTTTATTCGGTGGCGCTGTATCTGACAG GTATGGAAAGAAATTACTTCTCAtttgttgctcagtggtccatgCAGTCGCTACACTGGTGGTGGCATTTCTGCCGTATGTGCCCGCGTACCTGACTGCCCGCTGCATCACTGGCGCAGCCTGTTGTGCCATTCACATCTGCACCTACAGTTTAG GGGTTGAATGGAGTCTGCCCAAGTACCGTATCTGGCCACCCACCCTgttttctttcatcttcagtcTGGGAATGATGGGATTGGCGGCCGTAGCTTTCTTGACCAGTGGCTGGATGCAGTTTCATCTGGCACTAGGCATCCCTCAGATCCTCTTTCTACCTCTTTATTT CTTTCTTCCAGAATCTCCTCGATGGCTACTTCTTAATAAGAGGATGGAAACACTAGAGGGCTATCAGAATAGAAGTCCTGAAGACAAGCACTACTTGGATCTT CTTTTGGAGTCTGTGGACATTAAGACGAAGAAGTCACCCTCAGAGAAGACCTCCACTAAAACAGAGTCTAATTTCTCCAACTTTACATCACATACTATACTGCTGCGCCTGTTTATCATGAGTTACATTGG TTTTGCATCTGCTCTCACTTATTATGGGATCTGCTTCAGTGTGGGAAGTTTTGGAGTAAATATCTATCTGGCGCAGTTCTTCTCTGGACTATCAGAGGCTCCCTCTTTGCTGCTTCCATTTCTGTTGAAGCGATGGGGCCGCAGGCCGTTCAGCATGGGTTCGCTGTTCCTTAGTGGCATTTCCTGTATGCTGTCCCTCCTCGTTTCCAAGTTCTGCG ACATGCCTGCCCTTGTTATGAGTCTGGCGCTGATGGGCAAGCTGTGTATGCAGTCTACCTCCTGTGTCTCTGTGCTCTATGGGATTGAGCTGTTCCCAACTGTAATAAG GCAGAAGTGTGTCGGCCTGGTTAGTCTTTGTTACCGAGTGGCCTGTATTATAAATGCAGTGGTTACCCCTGAGGGCGGGATTCCTCTGCCAGCTATGATCTGTTACAGCAGTGGGCCAATCATTGGTGCAGCCCTGTGCCTGCTCCTCCCAGAGACCAGTGGCATCCCTTTACCAGACACAGTACAGGACTGTGAAAAACAGCCCAGACTGAAGATCTCATGCTGCGCATG
- the LOC125268901 gene encoding solute carrier family 22 member 6 isoform X2 yields MKTDGAFRRFVGPLQIHVYLILTLPIFFTAFTFFVDVFTLYITPCSKNIASKSLNHTVDIIISNITTRTDNHSDLTSDLTCHEANHFAHGQATYMTGLLIGSLFGGAVSDRYGKKLLLICCSVVHAVATLVVAFLPYVPAYLTARCITGAACCAIHICTYSLGVEWSLPKYRIWPPTLFSFIFSLGMMGLAAVAFLTSGWMQFHLALGIPQILFLPLYFFLPESPRWLLLNKRMETLEGYQNRSPEDKHYLDLLLESVDIKTKKSPSEKTSTKTESNFSNFTSHTILLRLFIMSYIGFASALTYYGICFSVGSFGVNIYLAQFFSGLSEAPSLLLPFLLKRWGRRPFSMGSLFLSGISCMLSLLVSKFCDMPALVMSLALMGKLCMQSTSCVSVLYGIELFPTVIRQKCVGLVSLCYRVACIINAVVTPEGGIPLPAMICYSSGPIIGAALCLLLPETSGIPLPDTVQDCEKQPRLKISCCACWPMKPKQESDASFTKETDMKNQTECSPLSA; encoded by the exons ATGAAGACGGACGGCGCTTTTCGTCGGTTTGTTGGTCCACTacaaatacatgtttatttgatcCTTACTTTACCGATCTTTTTCACAGCCTTTACATTTTTCGTGGATGTGTTTACGTTATACATTACGCCTTGCAGTAAGAATATAGCGAGCAAGTCTTTGAACCACACAGTGGACATTATTATTTCCAACATCACAACTCGGACAGACAATCACAGCGACCTTACAAGT GATCTCACGTGTCACGAGGCAAATCATTTTGCACATGGGCAAGCGACATACATGACGGGTTTACTTATCGGATCTTTATTCGGTGGCGCTGTATCTGACAG GTATGGAAAGAAATTACTTCTCAtttgttgctcagtggtccatgCAGTCGCTACACTGGTGGTGGCATTTCTGCCGTATGTGCCCGCGTACCTGACTGCCCGCTGCATCACTGGCGCAGCCTGTTGTGCCATTCACATCTGCACCTACAGTTTAG GGGTTGAATGGAGTCTGCCCAAGTACCGTATCTGGCCACCCACCCTgttttctttcatcttcagtcTGGGAATGATGGGATTGGCGGCCGTAGCTTTCTTGACCAGTGGCTGGATGCAGTTTCATCTGGCACTAGGCATCCCTCAGATCCTCTTTCTACCTCTTTATTT CTTTCTTCCAGAATCTCCTCGATGGCTACTTCTTAATAAGAGGATGGAAACACTAGAGGGCTATCAGAATAGAAGTCCTGAAGACAAGCACTACTTGGATCTT CTTTTGGAGTCTGTGGACATTAAGACGAAGAAGTCACCCTCAGAGAAGACCTCCACTAAAACAGAGTCTAATTTCTCCAACTTTACATCACATACTATACTGCTGCGCCTGTTTATCATGAGTTACATTGG TTTTGCATCTGCTCTCACTTATTATGGGATCTGCTTCAGTGTGGGAAGTTTTGGAGTAAATATCTATCTGGCGCAGTTCTTCTCTGGACTATCAGAGGCTCCCTCTTTGCTGCTTCCATTTCTGTTGAAGCGATGGGGCCGCAGGCCGTTCAGCATGGGTTCGCTGTTCCTTAGTGGCATTTCCTGTATGCTGTCCCTCCTCGTTTCCAAGTTCTGCG ACATGCCTGCCCTTGTTATGAGTCTGGCGCTGATGGGCAAGCTGTGTATGCAGTCTACCTCCTGTGTCTCTGTGCTCTATGGGATTGAGCTGTTCCCAACTGTAATAAG GCAGAAGTGTGTCGGCCTGGTTAGTCTTTGTTACCGAGTGGCCTGTATTATAAATGCAGTGGTTACCCCTGAGGGCGGGATTCCTCTGCCAGCTATGATCTGTTACAGCAGTGGGCCAATCATTGGTGCAGCCCTGTGCCTGCTCCTCCCAGAGACCAGTGGCATCCCTTTACCAGACACAGTACAGGACTGTGAAAAACAGCCCAGACTGAAGATCTCATGCTGCGCATG
- the LOC125268901 gene encoding solute carrier family 22 member 6 isoform X1, with the protein MKTDGAFRRFVGPLQIHVYLILTLPIFFTAFTFFVDVFTLYITPCSKNIASKSLNHTVDIIISNITTRTDNHSDLTSQDLTCHEANHFAHGQATYMTGLLIGSLFGGAVSDRYGKKLLLICCSVVHAVATLVVAFLPYVPAYLTARCITGAACCAIHICTYSLGVEWSLPKYRIWPPTLFSFIFSLGMMGLAAVAFLTSGWMQFHLALGIPQILFLPLYFFLPESPRWLLLNKRMETLEGYQNRSPEDKHYLDLLLESVDIKTKKSPSEKTSTKTESNFSNFTSHTILLRLFIMSYIGFASALTYYGICFSVGSFGVNIYLAQFFSGLSEAPSLLLPFLLKRWGRRPFSMGSLFLSGISCMLSLLVSKFCDMPALVMSLALMGKLCMQSTSCVSVLYGIELFPTVIRQKCVGLVSLCYRVACIINAVVTPEGGIPLPAMICYSSGPIIGAALCLLLPETSGIPLPDTVQDCEKQPRLKISCCACWPMKPKQESDASFTKETDMKNQTECSPLSA; encoded by the exons ATGAAGACGGACGGCGCTTTTCGTCGGTTTGTTGGTCCACTacaaatacatgtttatttgatcCTTACTTTACCGATCTTTTTCACAGCCTTTACATTTTTCGTGGATGTGTTTACGTTATACATTACGCCTTGCAGTAAGAATATAGCGAGCAAGTCTTTGAACCACACAGTGGACATTATTATTTCCAACATCACAACTCGGACAGACAATCACAGCGACCTTACAAGT CAGGATCTCACGTGTCACGAGGCAAATCATTTTGCACATGGGCAAGCGACATACATGACGGGTTTACTTATCGGATCTTTATTCGGTGGCGCTGTATCTGACAG GTATGGAAAGAAATTACTTCTCAtttgttgctcagtggtccatgCAGTCGCTACACTGGTGGTGGCATTTCTGCCGTATGTGCCCGCGTACCTGACTGCCCGCTGCATCACTGGCGCAGCCTGTTGTGCCATTCACATCTGCACCTACAGTTTAG GGGTTGAATGGAGTCTGCCCAAGTACCGTATCTGGCCACCCACCCTgttttctttcatcttcagtcTGGGAATGATGGGATTGGCGGCCGTAGCTTTCTTGACCAGTGGCTGGATGCAGTTTCATCTGGCACTAGGCATCCCTCAGATCCTCTTTCTACCTCTTTATTT CTTTCTTCCAGAATCTCCTCGATGGCTACTTCTTAATAAGAGGATGGAAACACTAGAGGGCTATCAGAATAGAAGTCCTGAAGACAAGCACTACTTGGATCTT CTTTTGGAGTCTGTGGACATTAAGACGAAGAAGTCACCCTCAGAGAAGACCTCCACTAAAACAGAGTCTAATTTCTCCAACTTTACATCACATACTATACTGCTGCGCCTGTTTATCATGAGTTACATTGG TTTTGCATCTGCTCTCACTTATTATGGGATCTGCTTCAGTGTGGGAAGTTTTGGAGTAAATATCTATCTGGCGCAGTTCTTCTCTGGACTATCAGAGGCTCCCTCTTTGCTGCTTCCATTTCTGTTGAAGCGATGGGGCCGCAGGCCGTTCAGCATGGGTTCGCTGTTCCTTAGTGGCATTTCCTGTATGCTGTCCCTCCTCGTTTCCAAGTTCTGCG ACATGCCTGCCCTTGTTATGAGTCTGGCGCTGATGGGCAAGCTGTGTATGCAGTCTACCTCCTGTGTCTCTGTGCTCTATGGGATTGAGCTGTTCCCAACTGTAATAAG GCAGAAGTGTGTCGGCCTGGTTAGTCTTTGTTACCGAGTGGCCTGTATTATAAATGCAGTGGTTACCCCTGAGGGCGGGATTCCTCTGCCAGCTATGATCTGTTACAGCAGTGGGCCAATCATTGGTGCAGCCCTGTGCCTGCTCCTCCCAGAGACCAGTGGCATCCCTTTACCAGACACAGTACAGGACTGTGAAAAACAGCCCAGACTGAAGATCTCATGCTGCGCATG